Proteins encoded within one genomic window of Patescibacteria group bacterium:
- a CDS encoding lysylphosphatidylglycerol synthase transmembrane domain-containing protein, producing the protein MLRKIFLLIKKIQAWFSSRVFNRIVFVLLAVLGLSLFILLFWYADFNQIIKAISSVFWLNLAAIFGFVFLVLGLAAWRWQLILRGYGYKKSLANLLGLVFRSAAISLIFPSFEVSGETYKAIRLKKTEVSTPAAFASVFFDYFAVLFVNIFFGAGLLAYVALVGFQHHSLLIFGSGMVLFIAFLILLLRKFFQRGWFSEMIVKKICSVNPVVCYTDEKTLEDIKLFDYGISFFLKESKTYLVKSFLVSILGFVWELAQIWLVLLFLGVWSDFLMVAMFYLAINFFNSVPVFGGIGFGEVGAFLAGASLGISDSTALSLVLLLRLRQLVVILIAGWLFVQDNVKSFFGSSPRQINKQKPESFNQDFKVQE; encoded by the coding sequence ATGTTAAGGAAAATATTTTTGTTGATTAAGAAAATCCAAGCCTGGTTTTCCAGTCGGGTTTTTAACCGGATTGTTTTTGTTTTGCTGGCAGTTTTAGGTTTGTCTCTTTTTATCCTGCTTTTTTGGTACGCTGATTTTAATCAGATAATTAAAGCTATCAGTTCGGTTTTTTGGCTTAATCTGGCGGCAATTTTCGGCTTTGTTTTTTTAGTTTTGGGATTAGCGGCTTGGCGCTGGCAGCTGATTTTACGCGGTTATGGCTACAAAAAGTCTTTGGCAAATTTGCTTGGTTTAGTTTTTCGGTCCGCGGCAATCTCTTTGATTTTCCCGTCTTTTGAGGTTTCCGGAGAAACTTATAAAGCCATTAGATTAAAAAAAACCGAAGTTTCCACTCCGGCCGCTTTTGCTTCGGTGTTTTTTGATTATTTCGCGGTTTTGTTTGTCAATATCTTCTTTGGCGCCGGCCTGCTTGCTTATGTTGCTCTTGTTGGTTTTCAGCACCACTCTTTGCTTATCTTTGGTTCGGGTATGGTTTTGTTTATTGCTTTTTTAATTTTGCTCTTGAGAAAATTTTTCCAGCGCGGTTGGTTTTCTGAAATGATCGTTAAAAAAATTTGTTCAGTTAACCCAGTGGTTTGCTATACCGATGAAAAAACGCTTGAAGACATCAAGCTTTTTGATTATGGCATTTCGTTTTTCCTTAAAGAGTCAAAAACTTATTTAGTTAAAAGTTTTCTGGTTTCAATTCTGGGATTTGTTTGGGAGCTAGCCCAGATCTGGCTGGTCTTGCTTTTTCTTGGAGTCTGGTCAGATTTTTTAATGGTGGCGATGTTTTATTTGGCCATTAACTTTTTTAACAGCGTGCCGGTTTTTGGCGGGATTGGCTTTGGCGAAGTCGGCGCTTTTCTTGCCGGCGCTTCTTTGGGAATCAGCGACTCTACTGCTTTAAGCTTGGTTTTGCTTTTGCGTCTGCGCCAGTTGGTTGTGATTTTAATTGCCGGTTGGCTTTTTGTCCAAGATAATGTTAAATCTTTTTTTGGCTCAAGCCCGAGACAGATTAATAAACAAAAACCTGAAAGTTTTAATCAAGATTTTAAGGTCCAAGAATAA
- the tmk gene encoding dTMP kinase has translation MAKKKAEILLKSNPYPGLFIDIEGLDGSGATTQANLLRELFKKSVKKVFITKEPTDNIIGGLIRGALTGIHQLSPAGLQLLFVADRIHHLDREIAPILKNSSILISDRYLWSTVAFGSINVDKNWLLGLHRYCFLPDITILLKVSPKECFKRISQERFELQLFEKEKQKKQVWQTYQWLAKKFPKHIYIVDGEQKPEKVSENIFKIVSKHPKAKKLLKR, from the coding sequence ATGGCAAAGAAAAAAGCAGAGATTCTTTTAAAGTCCAACCCCTATCCCGGGTTGTTTATTGACATCGAGGGTTTAGATGGTTCCGGAGCAACCACCCAAGCTAATTTGCTAAGAGAGCTGTTTAAAAAATCCGTTAAAAAAGTTTTTATCACTAAAGAACCAACTGATAATATTATTGGCGGCTTAATCAGAGGAGCGCTAACCGGGATTCACCAATTGTCTCCAGCAGGCCTTCAGTTGCTTTTTGTTGCTGACCGGATACATCATTTAGACAGAGAAATTGCGCCAATCTTAAAAAATAGCAGCATTTTAATCTCTGACCGGTATTTATGGTCAACAGTTGCCTTTGGTTCTATTAATGTTGACAAAAATTGGCTGTTAGGCCTGCACCGATATTGTTTTCTGCCGGATATTACGATTTTGTTAAAAGTTTCTCCCAAGGAATGTTTTAAAAGAATCAGCCAAGAAAGATTTGAGCTCCAGCTTTTTGAAAAAGAAAAGCAAAAAAAGCAAGTTTGGCAGACTTATCAATGGCTGGCAAAAAAATTTCCCAAACATATTTATATTGTTGATGGTGAACAAAAACCGGAAAAAGTTTCAGAGAATATTTTTAAAATTGTCTCAAAACATCCCAAAGCGAAAAAACTTTTAAAGCGGTAG
- the rplK gene encoding 50S ribosomal protein L11 — protein MKQVKTKLKLQIPAGKATPAPPLGPALGQHGVNIGDFVNKFNAATQDRGNEIVPVVITIYEDRSFDFIMKTPPASDLLRKAVGAEKGSGVPNKKKVGKISQKQLAEIAEKKMEDLNARDLDQAKKIIAGTARSMGIEIID, from the coding sequence ATGAAGCAGGTTAAAACAAAACTTAAACTTCAGATTCCGGCCGGCAAAGCGACGCCGGCGCCGCCTTTGGGTCCGGCTCTGGGCCAGCACGGGGTTAATATTGGCGATTTTGTCAATAAATTCAATGCCGCCACCCAAGATCGTGGCAATGAGATTGTCCCGGTGGTGATTACAATCTATGAAGACCGGAGCTTTGATTTTATTATGAAAACTCCGCCGGCTTCGGATCTGTTAAGAAAAGCAGTTGGCGCGGAAAAGGGTTCGGGCGTGCCGAACAAGAAAAAAGTTGGCAAAATCAGCCAAAAGCAGTTGGCCGAAATTGCCGAGAAAAAAATGGAAGACTTGAATGCCAGAGATCTGGACCAAGCAAAAAAAATCATTGCCGGCACTGCCAGAAGCATGGGAATTGAGATTATAGATTAA
- a CDS encoding four helix bundle protein: protein MPIGLENLEIYQLAKNLEIEVYKITQGFPKDEKYRSVDQLRRSSSAVANNIAEAYSKRSIKNKTHILRNIAIAEAEETKGNLSCCWEKGFVKKEEIAIIVEQYTVLMKRIYGYIKYLSKTDN, encoded by the coding sequence ATGCCTATAGGATTAGAAAATTTAGAGATTTATCAATTAGCAAAGAATCTAGAAATAGAAGTTTATAAAATAACACAAGGATTTCCCAAAGATGAAAAATATAGAAGCGTTGATCAACTGAGAAGATCGTCATCGGCAGTCGCTAATAATATAGCTGAAGCATACTCAAAGCGGAGCATAAAAAATAAAACACATATCCTTAGAAATATTGCCATAGCTGAAGCCGAAGAAACAAAAGGAAATTTGAGTTGCTGTTGGGAAAAGGGCTTTGTCAAGAAAGAAGAAATTGCTATAATAGTCGAACAGTATACTGTGCTGATGAAAAGAATTTATGGTTATATAAAGTATTTATCGAAAACAGATAACTGA